Proteins encoded within one genomic window of Ranitomeya variabilis isolate aRanVar5 chromosome 4, aRanVar5.hap1, whole genome shotgun sequence:
- the LOC143768444 gene encoding interferon-induced protein with tetratricopeptide repeats 5-like, with amino-acid sequence MVTILHLESSSLIHKDEKTGIRMSGPSKETLKVHLLQLKCHFTWKLLLQDTELNELEDRLYDQQKFLVTKYKYMVYNFLAYAMHLKKDYTKAITTLEIAEEIIKGNNPDGAGQKYLVTYGNYAWVYYYMKQYENSQKYIDKVEQIYKELEGPQEIAEIYGEKGWSLVKFCGQYYEDAKQCFQKALELDPENPEWITGYATVVYRLEGFNGRRCATSECKSLELLKNAVEKNPSDPVVKALLALKLQDLKRTGEGKRYIEEALEQAPNYPYLLRYVAKFYRRAKMIDEALRVLKTAVDLIPTSGFLHHQIGLCYRKKYFLRKNQVLGNGNNYNKRVNSEELNGLIQNALLYFEKTLECKKTYVYAHVDLANMYSEAQEYLKAEETFKTVLAFTNLIDEEKQQIYENYGYFKEFCLRSESEAIEYYKKSLQITVPSREREWSEQCLRRISSKKIKNNIRDAKGYALLGFVHKTNGERNDAVNCYEKALRYDPYNEEYVSELCELRLAI; translated from the exons ATGGTCACTATATTACACTTGGAAAGTTCATCGTTGATTCACAAAGACGAGAAGACAGGGATCAGAATGAG TGGGCCATCAAAGGAGACATTAAAGGTGCATTTGCTACAACTTAAATGTCACTTTACTTGGAAACTTCTTCTACAGGACACAGAGCTTAATGAATTAGAAGACAGGCTGTATGACCAACAGAAATTTCTTGTCACCAAGTACAAATACATGGTGTACAATTTCCTGGCCTATGCGATGCATCTGAAAAAGGATTACACAAAAGCTATCACCACtttggagatagcagaagaaataatTAAAGGAAACAATCCAGATGGGGCTGGTCAAAAATATTTGGTGACGTATGGAAATTATGCCTGGGTGTACTACTACATGAAGCAGTATGAAAATTCTCAGAAATACATAGATAAAGTAGAGCAGATTTATAAAGAACTGGAAGGTCCACAAGAAATAGcagaaatctatggggaaaaaggtTGGTCACTGGTAAAATTTTGTGGACAATATTATGAAGATGCAAAACAATGCTTTCAGAAGGCTTTAGAGCTAGATCCAGAAAATCCTGAGTGGATCACTGGATATGCAACAGTTGTCTACAGACTGGAAGGTTTCAATGGCAGAAGATGTGCTACTTCAGAATGCAAATCATTAGAGTTATTGAAAAATGCAGTAGAGAAGAATCCAAGTGATCCTGTGGTGAAGGCGCTTCTTGCATTAAAGCTGCAAGACCTAAAAAGGACTGGTGAGGGAAAAAGATATATTGAAGAAGCCTTAGAGCAAGCTCCAAACTATCCATATCTGCTCCGATATGTTGCAAAGTTTTACAGAAGAGCTAAGATGATAGATGAGGCCTTGCGTGTCCTTAAAACTGCAGTAGATCTTATCCCAACTTCTGGATTTTTGCATCACCAGATTGGACTATGTTACAGGAAAAAGTATTTCTTGCGTAAAAATCAAGTACTTGGAAATGGGAACAATTATAACAAACGAGTGAACTCGGAAGAATTAAATGGCCTCATCCAAAATGCCCTCTTATATTTTGAAAAGACTCTAGAGTGCAAGAAAACATACGTATATGCACATGTAGACTTGGCAAATATGTATAGTGAAGCACAGGAAtatcttaaagcagaagagacATTTAAAACTGTTTTAGCATTCACCAATCTTATAGATGAGGAAAAGCAGCAGATCTATGAAAATTATGGATATTTCAAAGAATTCTGTCTGAGGTCTGAATCCGAAGCCATCGAATACTATAAAAAGAGTTTACAGATCACTGTACCCTCGCGAGAGAGAGAATGGAGTGAACAGTGTCTAAGAAGAATTTCTTCAAAGAAGATTAAGAACAATATTCGTGATGCTAAGGGTTACGCTTTGCTTGGCTTTGTCCATAAGACTAATGGGGAAAGAAATGATGCAGTTAATTGCTATGAAAAAGCCTTGAGATATGACCCTTATAATGAGGAATATGTGAGTGAGCTCTGTGAGCTAAGGCTGGCAATATGA